From Streptobacillus felis, one genomic window encodes:
- a CDS encoding ABC transporter ATP-binding protein has protein sequence MKLLETKNLTLRFGGLTAVKSVDVEINDGELIGLIGPNGAGKTSFFNLLTGVYQPSEGEIFLNGENISFMKTHKIVALGMSRTFQNIRLFKQLTVLDNIRISLDQKKDYSTFDAMFRTKKFREYEYETIQKSLSLLKIFDLDEIADHRADSLSYGNQRKLEIARALACSPKLLLLDEPAAGMNPNETQELMKIIEKIKNEFNISVLLIEHDMDLVMGICERIYVLNFGEIIASGKPSEIQNNKEVIKAYLGD, from the coding sequence ATGAAATTATTAGAAACTAAGAATTTAACATTAAGATTTGGAGGTCTAACTGCTGTTAAAAGTGTAGATGTAGAAATAAATGATGGTGAATTAATAGGATTAATAGGACCTAATGGTGCTGGTAAAACATCTTTCTTTAATTTATTAACAGGAGTTTATCAACCAAGTGAAGGAGAAATATTTTTAAATGGTGAAAATATTTCTTTTATGAAAACTCATAAAATAGTTGCTTTAGGAATGTCTAGAACTTTCCAGAATATTAGACTTTTTAAACAATTAACTGTATTAGATAATATTAGGATATCTCTTGATCAAAAGAAAGATTATTCAACATTTGATGCAATGTTTAGAACTAAGAAATTCAGAGAATATGAATATGAAACTATACAAAAATCACTTTCTTTATTAAAAATATTTGATTTAGATGAAATAGCAGATCATAGAGCTGATTCTTTATCTTATGGTAATCAAAGAAAGTTAGAAATAGCAAGGGCTTTAGCTTGTTCACCTAAGTTATTATTACTTGATGAACCTGCAGCAGGTATGAATCCTAATGAAACACAAGAATTAATGAAAATAATTGAAAAGATAAAAAATGAATTCAATATTTCAGTATTGTTAATAGAACATGATATGGATTTAGTAATGGGTATTTGTGAAAGAATTTATGTACTAAATTTTGGAGAAATTATTGCTAGTGGTAAACCAAGTGAAATACAGAATAATAAAGAAGTAATTAAAGCATATTTAGGAGATTAA
- a CDS encoding ABC transporter ATP-binding protein, with the protein MKVLEVNNINVFYDKIHAIKDISFYIDKGEIVSFIGANGAGKSTTLNAISNLLKIQSGEIALFGENISNVKAHKLVSKGMAHVPEGRRIFTELTVLENLEMGAFTRPKSEIKESLEKMFNLFPRLRERKHQLSGTMSGGEQQMLAMARALMSKPKLLLLDEPSMGLAPLLVKEIFEIVKRINKEENVTILLVEQNAKMSLEISDRAYVIETGEIILEGKGLELIDNPVIKKAYLGG; encoded by the coding sequence ATGAAAGTATTAGAAGTAAATAATATAAATGTATTTTATGATAAGATACATGCAATAAAAGATATTTCTTTCTATATAGATAAGGGTGAAATAGTTTCATTTATAGGAGCTAATGGGGCTGGTAAAAGTACAACTTTAAATGCTATATCAAATCTATTAAAAATACAATCAGGTGAAATAGCGTTATTTGGTGAAAATATATCAAATGTTAAAGCACATAAATTAGTTTCAAAAGGTATGGCACATGTACCAGAAGGTAGAAGAATTTTTACAGAACTTACAGTACTTGAAAATTTAGAAATGGGTGCTTTTACAAGACCTAAGAGTGAAATAAAGGAAAGTTTAGAAAAAATGTTTAATCTTTTTCCTAGACTTAGAGAAAGGAAACACCAATTATCTGGTACTATGAGTGGAGGGGAACAACAGATGCTTGCAATGGCAAGAGCATTAATGTCTAAACCAAAACTATTATTACTTGATGAACCTTCAATGGGACTTGCACCATTACTTGTTAAAGAAATATTTGAAATAGTTAAAAGAATAAATAAAGAAGAAAATGTTACAATATTACTAGTAGAGCAAAATGCTAAAATGTCATTAGAGATATCTGATAGAGCATATGTAATAGAAACAGGAGAAATTATACTTGAAGGTAAGGGATTAGAATTAATAGATAATCCTGTAATCAAGAAA